One genomic region from Diabrotica undecimpunctata isolate CICGRU chromosome 9, icDiaUnde3, whole genome shotgun sequence encodes:
- the LOC140450045 gene encoding leucine-rich repeat-containing protein 56-like isoform X2: protein MPPNLDSQLSDEEVPRRNDNVTIILRSISDHSLSSLSDIYGSEDSFIDTTNVDVGLEESLHPPLEQSLRDLLVQVTNTEDLTTVTQLKLRVISRETTLQYLSFYTPALRELTLDGSVVSSLRDLGFGLKNLKILKVNRCGLTCIDGVFGFEHLEELYIANNEINTLSPCAFLNKVRVLDVRRNMISLDEIDFLKFCENIEELYIEGNPGITLSLGLRQIVQHRLPGIKILDGLIITPAVTMRNNNGENYQNSIGNEVVANEDDRSNFSIDFPPRVFFQRFFNN, encoded by the exons ATGCCTCCGAATTTGGATTCGCAGTTATCAGACGAGGAAGTTCCTAGACGCAATGACAACGTTACGATTATTTTAAGATCAATTTCGGACCATAGTCTTTCTTCTTTATCGGATATTTATGGTAGTGAGGATTCTTTTATTGACACTACTAATGTCGATGTTGGTTTAGAAGAATCTCTGCATCCTCCATTGGAGCAAAGTTTAAGAGATTTATTG GTTCAAGTGACTAACACAGAAGACCTAACAACAGTTACCCAACTAAAGCTCCGAGTAATTTCCCGTGAAACAACTCTTCAATATTTAAGTTTCTATACACCGGCTCTAAGGGAGCTCACTCTTGATGGAAGTGTTGTTTCATCATTGAGAGATCTTGGATTCggtttgaaaaatttaaaaattctaaagGTGAATAGATGTGGTTTGACTTGTATAGACGGCGTTTTTGGATTTGAACATTTGGAAGAACTTTACATCGCTAATAACGAAATTAATACCCTTTCACCGTGTGCATTTTTGAACAAAGTTCGAGTTTTGGATGTGCGAAG AAATATGATATCTCTAGATGAGATCGATTTCCTTAAATTTTGCGAAAATATCGAAGAACTATATATCGAGGGAAACCCTGGAATCACGTTGAGCCTTGGACTCAGACAAATTGTCCAGCACAGATTGCCCGGTATTAAAATTTTGGATGGTCTTATTATAACTCCTGCAG TAACAATGAGAAATAACAATGGAGAGAATTATCAAAATTCTATCGGCAATGAG GTAGTTGCAAATGAAGATGATAGATCCAACTTTAGTATAGATTTTCCACCAAGAGTATTTTTCCAGCGCTTTTTcaacaattaa
- the LOC140451523 gene encoding uncharacterized protein: protein MSANNNSKCRICLNTENESDMNPCFDIYLDKISLASIFTNITTIKIEDCEYFPKKLCQSCTTSIINFKTLLATFHETNLKLRKQIYKVQDCCEISDDNNSDFDNFEIYKKEGDCEISDSDNRDLKELNMVKYRSNTTNGNSNKVKEQCLKSDGQQNVTSNIKEEINSSIEVPQQKIKLLSRKHEPVSSEYNTINSFKYTCHCGDCFLYKAGFRQHMQSRHNILLDETEFDSYSKEIQVKIPIGFPEFVASKLIVRKKKMQCRICDTSFLTEEEVKAHEDIHKTYICDQCGAAFLYKNYLADHLRIHSEERRYTCRICQKKFKHRYTYGVHKRSHEITRNFVCETCGASFKTKGTLRTHIRIKHSDVRNYSCPSCNLCFNLKSTLDKHFMRKHTPDRKKSFVCSKCGAAYLNKNTLTRHVAEKHLGKAKFFPCTICENKMYVVKKGLKSHMLKKHGIAFDQNI, encoded by the exons ATGTCAGCAAATAATAACAGTAAATGTAGAATTTGCTTAAATACTGAAAACGAATCAGATATGAATCCCTGTTTTGATATATATTTAGATAAAATTAGTTTGGcatcaatttttacaaatatcacAACGATAAAG ATAGAAGACTGTGAATATTTCCCTAAGAAATTATGTCAATCATGCACCACAAGTATAATCAACTTTAAAACTTTGCTGGCTACCTTTCATGAGACTAATCTAAAGCtaagaaaacaaatatataagGTACAAGATTGTTGTGAAATATCTGATGATAATAACAGCGATTTtgataattttgaaatatataagAAAGAAGGAGATTGTGAGATATCTGATAGTGATAACAGAGATTTGAAAGAGTTAAATATGGTAAAATATAGAAGTAATACAACAAACGGTAATAGTAATAAAGTTAAAGAACAGTGTTTAAAGTCGGATGGTCAACAAAATGTAACTTccaacattaaagaagaaataaattcGTCTATTGAAGTTCCACAACAGAAAATCAAACTGCTGTCCAGAAAACATGAACCTGTAAGTTCAGAATATAACACAATAAACTCTTTTAAATATACCTGCCATTGTGGggactgttttttatataaagctGGGTTTCGTCAACACATGCAATCCAGACACAACATATTATTAGATGAAACAGAGTTTGACAGTTATTCCAAAGAAATTCAGGTAAAAATCCCTATTGGTTTTCCAGAGTTTGTTGCATCTAAGCTTATAGTGAGGAAAAAGAAAATGCAGTGCCGTATATGTGACACCAGCTTCTTAACTGAAGAAGAAGTCAAAGCGCATGAAGATATTCACAAAACGTACATATGTGACCAATGTGGAGCAGCTTTTTTGTATAAAAACTACCTCGCAGATCATTTACGAATACATTCTGAAGAAAGACGCTACACATGTCGAATTTGCCAGAAGAAATTCAAGCACAGATACACCTACGGCGTACATAAGAGATCCCACGAAATTACAAGGAACTTTGTTTGTGAAACGTGCGGTGCGTCGTTTAAAACGAAAGGAACGCTACGGACTCATATACGTATCAAACATAGTGACGTCAGAAATTACTCGTGTCCCAGCTGTAATCTTTGCTTTAACTTAAAGTCCACGTTGGACAAACATTTTATGCGTAAACATACTCCGGATAGGAAAAAAAGTTTTGTGTGTAGTAAGTGCGGTGCcgcttatttaaataaaaatactttgacGAGACATGTCGCCGAGAAACATTTAGGGAAGGCGAAATTTTTTCCGTGTACTATTTGTGAAAATAAAATGTACGTCGTGAAAAAGGGACTGAAGTCGCATATGTTAAAAAAGCATGGAATTGCGTTTGatcaaaatatataa
- the LOC140450045 gene encoding leucine-rich repeat-containing protein 56-like isoform X1 yields MPPNLDSQLSDEEVPRRNDNVTIILRSISDHSLSSLSDIYGSEDSFIDTTNVDVGLEESLHPPLEQSLRDLLVQVTNTEDLTTVTQLKLRVISRETTLQYLSFYTPALRELTLDGSVVSSLRDLGFGLKNLKILKVNRCGLTCIDGVFGFEHLEELYIANNEINTLSPCAFLNKVRVLDVRRNMISLDEIDFLKFCENIEELYIEGNPGITLSLGLRQIVQHRLPGIKILDGLIITPAVEIFSVTMRNNNGENYQNSIGNEVVANEDDRSNFSIDFPPRVFFQRFFNN; encoded by the exons ATGCCTCCGAATTTGGATTCGCAGTTATCAGACGAGGAAGTTCCTAGACGCAATGACAACGTTACGATTATTTTAAGATCAATTTCGGACCATAGTCTTTCTTCTTTATCGGATATTTATGGTAGTGAGGATTCTTTTATTGACACTACTAATGTCGATGTTGGTTTAGAAGAATCTCTGCATCCTCCATTGGAGCAAAGTTTAAGAGATTTATTG GTTCAAGTGACTAACACAGAAGACCTAACAACAGTTACCCAACTAAAGCTCCGAGTAATTTCCCGTGAAACAACTCTTCAATATTTAAGTTTCTATACACCGGCTCTAAGGGAGCTCACTCTTGATGGAAGTGTTGTTTCATCATTGAGAGATCTTGGATTCggtttgaaaaatttaaaaattctaaagGTGAATAGATGTGGTTTGACTTGTATAGACGGCGTTTTTGGATTTGAACATTTGGAAGAACTTTACATCGCTAATAACGAAATTAATACCCTTTCACCGTGTGCATTTTTGAACAAAGTTCGAGTTTTGGATGTGCGAAG AAATATGATATCTCTAGATGAGATCGATTTCCTTAAATTTTGCGAAAATATCGAAGAACTATATATCGAGGGAAACCCTGGAATCACGTTGAGCCTTGGACTCAGACAAATTGTCCAGCACAGATTGCCCGGTATTAAAATTTTGGATGGTCTTATTATAACTCCTGCAG ttGAAATTTTTTCAGTAACAATGAGAAATAACAATGGAGAGAATTATCAAAATTCTATCGGCAATGAG GTAGTTGCAAATGAAGATGATAGATCCAACTTTAGTATAGATTTTCCACCAAGAGTATTTTTCCAGCGCTTTTTcaacaattaa